The following proteins come from a genomic window of Companilactobacillus pabuli:
- a CDS encoding IreB family regulatory phosphoprotein produces MSSLDKTMSFDFNENKGKDVKETLQSVYQSLEEKGYNPINQIVGYLLSGDPAYIPRHNDARNLILKHERDEIIEELVKSYLNQGK; encoded by the coding sequence ATGAGTTCACTTGATAAAACTATGAGTTTCGATTTTAATGAAAACAAGGGCAAAGATGTCAAAGAAACACTGCAAAGTGTTTACCAATCACTAGAAGAAAAGGGATATAACCCAATTAACCAAATCGTTGGATACCTACTTTCTGGTGATCCAGCTTATATTCCAAGACATAACGATGCTCGTAATTTGATTTTGAAGCATGAAAGAGACGAGATAATTGAAGAATTAGTCAAAAGTTATCTCAATCAAGGTAAATAA
- the alaS gene encoding alanine--tRNA ligase, with amino-acid sequence MKNLSSAEIRKMFLDFFQSKGHMIEPSASLVPHDDPTLLWINSGVATLKKYFDGTVVPKNPRITNAQKCIRTNDIENVGKTARHQTFFEMLGNFSVGDYFKKEVIPWAFEFLTSPDWIGMDVNKMYVTTYPKDTETQKLWAEVGIPQDHILKAEDNFWDIGEGPCGPDSEIFYDRGQSFNNLSEDDPENYPGGENERYLEVWNIVFSELNHLPNGQYVEQPHKNIDTGMGLERLVSIIQGTKTNFETDLFMPLIEDVGQISGKKYGEDAENDISFKIIADHARTVSFAIGDGALPSNEGRGYVIRRLIRRAVLNGKKLGINGPFLYRLTPIVGKIMESYYPEVSQQQEFISKTIQQEEKRFSETLDAGLALLNGVIADLRKKNETVIDGANAFKLYDTYGFPMELTREYANDEGLSVDEAGFKENMEAQKQRAREARGNLQSMGMQDETLMEIKTPSEFVGYDHNETQSTLKNIIVSDKEVKSATEGQAQLVFDTTPFYAEMGGQVADAGNIYDLKGNQVAEVVDVQHAPNGQNIHLVNIMSEIDVDTKYQLKIDADFREKVRHNHTATHLLDQALRDVVSSRTHQAGSLVEPDYLRFDFNSNAALTPEQISELEKIVNEKIWAAIPVKTEVLPIEEAKKKKGAIALFSEKYGDTVRVVEIDDYSTEFCGGTHARNTSELGLFKITSESAIGSGTRRIEAVTGEEAFEYLNEQLQTLQETAKNMKVNQLKDAPSRATQMADEIKALKRDNQNLKTQLTNQKSAEVFDNVEEINGYKVISNIVPADMSALRQLADKWKNDNSSDILVLGASGDNKASLVVAVNKNAQDKGVKAGDLIKKISKEIQGGGGGRPDMAQAGGKNPAGLTNALQLAKDIIKSL; translated from the coding sequence ATGAAGAATTTATCAAGTGCTGAAATAAGAAAAATGTTTTTAGACTTTTTCCAATCAAAAGGTCACATGATTGAACCTAGTGCATCACTAGTTCCACATGACGATCCTACTTTGTTATGGATCAACTCTGGTGTTGCTACTTTGAAGAAATATTTTGATGGTACAGTTGTGCCAAAGAATCCACGTATCACTAATGCTCAAAAGTGTATCAGAACAAATGATATTGAAAATGTTGGTAAAACAGCTCGTCACCAAACATTCTTTGAAATGCTAGGTAACTTTTCAGTTGGTGATTACTTCAAGAAAGAAGTTATCCCTTGGGCTTTTGAATTCTTAACAAGTCCTGATTGGATTGGCATGGATGTCAACAAGATGTATGTGACAACTTATCCTAAGGATACTGAAACTCAAAAACTTTGGGCTGAAGTAGGAATTCCTCAAGATCACATCTTAAAAGCTGAAGACAATTTCTGGGATATCGGTGAAGGTCCTTGTGGTCCTGATTCAGAAATCTTCTACGACCGTGGTCAATCATTTAATAATTTGTCTGAAGATGATCCAGAAAACTATCCTGGTGGCGAAAATGAACGTTATCTAGAAGTTTGGAACATCGTGTTCTCAGAATTGAATCATTTGCCAAATGGTCAATACGTTGAACAACCACATAAAAACATTGATACGGGGATGGGACTAGAACGTCTAGTTTCCATCATTCAAGGTACTAAAACTAACTTTGAAACTGACTTGTTCATGCCTTTGATTGAAGATGTTGGTCAAATTAGTGGCAAGAAGTATGGCGAAGATGCTGAAAATGACATTTCATTCAAGATTATCGCTGACCACGCTAGAACGGTTTCCTTTGCTATCGGTGATGGAGCTTTGCCTTCAAACGAAGGTCGTGGCTACGTTATCAGACGTTTGATCAGACGTGCTGTTTTGAACGGTAAGAAACTTGGTATCAATGGACCATTCCTATACAGATTGACACCAATCGTTGGTAAAATCATGGAAAGCTACTATCCAGAGGTTAGCCAACAACAAGAATTTATTTCTAAGACTATTCAACAAGAAGAAAAGCGTTTTTCAGAAACTCTTGATGCTGGTCTTGCTCTACTTAATGGCGTTATTGCTGATTTACGTAAGAAAAATGAAACTGTTATCGATGGTGCTAATGCTTTCAAGCTTTATGATACTTACGGTTTCCCAATGGAATTAACTCGTGAATATGCTAATGATGAAGGTTTGTCAGTTGATGAAGCTGGTTTCAAGGAAAACATGGAAGCTCAAAAGCAACGTGCTCGTGAAGCCCGTGGAAACTTACAATCAATGGGTATGCAAGATGAAACTTTGATGGAAATCAAGACACCTAGTGAATTCGTTGGTTATGATCACAATGAAACACAAAGTACTTTGAAGAACATCATCGTTAGTGATAAAGAAGTGAAGTCTGCTACTGAAGGTCAAGCTCAACTAGTTTTTGATACAACTCCTTTCTATGCTGAAATGGGTGGACAAGTTGCCGATGCCGGTAATATTTATGACCTTAAAGGTAATCAAGTTGCCGAAGTGGTTGATGTTCAACATGCACCAAATGGTCAAAATATTCACTTGGTAAACATCATGTCAGAAATTGACGTTGATACCAAATATCAATTGAAGATTGATGCTGACTTCCGTGAAAAAGTTCGTCACAATCACACAGCTACTCACTTGTTGGACCAAGCTTTGCGTGACGTTGTAAGTTCAAGAACTCACCAAGCTGGATCATTAGTTGAACCAGACTACTTACGTTTTGACTTCAACAGCAATGCTGCATTAACACCAGAACAAATTTCAGAACTTGAAAAGATTGTTAATGAAAAAATTTGGGCTGCTATTCCTGTTAAGACAGAAGTTTTGCCTATTGAAGAAGCTAAGAAGAAGAAGGGCGCTATTGCACTTTTCAGTGAAAAATATGGCGACACTGTTCGAGTAGTTGAAATTGATGACTATTCAACAGAATTCTGTGGTGGTACACATGCCCGTAATACTTCAGAACTAGGTTTGTTCAAGATTACTTCTGAATCAGCTATCGGTTCAGGTACTAGAAGAATCGAAGCCGTAACTGGTGAAGAAGCCTTTGAATACTTGAACGAACAACTACAAACATTGCAAGAGACAGCTAAGAATATGAAGGTCAACCAATTAAAAGATGCTCCTAGTCGAGCAACGCAAATGGCTGATGAAATCAAAGCTCTTAAACGCGATAACCAAAACTTAAAGACACAACTTACAAATCAAAAATCCGCTGAAGTCTTTGACAACGTGGAAGAAATCAATGGCTACAAAGTCATTTCAAATATTGTTCCTGCCGACATGTCAGCTCTTAGACAATTAGCTGATAAGTGGAAGAATGATAACAGTTCCGATATCTTAGTACTTGGTGCTAGTGGTGATAACAAAGCCAGTCTAGTCGTAGCAGTTAATAAAAATGCTCAAGACAAAGGTGTCAAAGCTGGAGATTTAATCAAGAAAATATCTAAAGAAATTCAAGGTGGCGGCGGTGGTCGTCCAGATATGGCGCAAGCTGGTGGTAAGAATCCAGCTGGTTTAACAAATGCGTTACAATTAGCTAAAGATATTATTAAATCTCTATAA
- a CDS encoding DEAD/DEAH box helicase, whose amino-acid sequence MTKFSQYNFNDAINKSLKEIHFEEPTPVQEAVISLINKKKDIIVQSETGSGKTHAFLLPSMNALTSDQEVQLLIATPSRELAYQIYEDTQAILKNYPEEYNAFIFVGGADRDRQRRKLEAHQPQIAIGTPGRLWDLISDNSLHVENVQRYVIDEADMTLDMGFLDVVDKITDKLPEDREMMVFSATIPQKLEPFLKKYMHGPQRVEIKNNSIIPKNVDNWLMFSHGRDKKEIIYQLMTIGEPYLVLVFANTKKTVDEIYHYLRNKGLKVARIHGGLTPRERKRTMKQVENMEYQFVVATDLAARGIDINGVSHVINAEIPDDLDFFVHRVGRTGRNKMSGIAITLYDPGEENKIDAIEHMGITFEPKDIKNGEIVEAVERDRRFTRKANQEKLDTKLVGYVKKQKTKKKPGYKKKIKKAINEEHRQQRKIKIRQERRKQRDARRNS is encoded by the coding sequence ATGACTAAATTTTCACAATACAACTTTAATGATGCTATTAACAAATCATTAAAAGAGATACATTTTGAAGAACCAACTCCAGTCCAAGAAGCAGTAATTTCATTGATCAACAAGAAGAAGGATATTATTGTTCAATCAGAAACAGGTTCTGGTAAAACACATGCTTTCTTATTGCCATCAATGAATGCCTTGACTAGTGATCAAGAAGTACAACTTTTGATTGCGACACCTAGCCGTGAGTTGGCATACCAAATTTATGAAGATACACAAGCAATTTTGAAAAACTATCCCGAAGAATACAATGCCTTTATTTTCGTTGGAGGAGCTGACAGGGATCGTCAAAGAAGAAAACTAGAAGCTCACCAACCACAAATCGCTATTGGTACTCCCGGAAGACTTTGGGACCTTATCAGTGACAATTCTTTACACGTTGAGAACGTTCAAAGATACGTCATTGATGAAGCTGATATGACCCTAGATATGGGATTCTTGGATGTTGTCGACAAGATTACTGACAAGTTGCCAGAAGACCGTGAAATGATGGTCTTTTCAGCTACAATTCCACAAAAACTAGAACCATTCTTGAAGAAATACATGCACGGACCTCAAAGAGTTGAGATCAAGAACAACAGTATTATTCCGAAAAACGTTGACAACTGGTTGATGTTCTCACACGGTCGTGACAAGAAAGAAATTATTTACCAATTAATGACGATTGGTGAACCTTACTTGGTCTTAGTATTTGCTAATACTAAGAAGACTGTTGACGAAATTTATCATTATCTTCGTAACAAAGGTCTCAAAGTCGCTCGTATCCATGGTGGTTTAACACCTAGAGAACGTAAGCGTACGATGAAACAAGTTGAAAATATGGAATATCAATTCGTAGTTGCAACTGATTTGGCTGCACGTGGAATTGATATCAACGGTGTTTCCCATGTTATTAATGCTGAAATTCCTGACGATTTGGACTTCTTCGTTCACCGTGTTGGTAGAACTGGTCGTAACAAGATGTCAGGTATTGCCATTACTTTGTACGATCCCGGTGAGGAAAACAAGATCGATGCTATTGAACACATGGGTATCACTTTTGAACCTAAGGACATCAAGAATGGTGAAATCGTTGAAGCAGTTGAACGTGATCGTCGTTTCACACGTAAGGCTAATCAAGAAAAACTTGATACTAAATTAGTTGGTTACGTTAAGAAACAAAAGACGAAGAAAAAACCTGGCTACAAGAAGAAGATCAAAAAGGCGATCAATGAAGAACATCGTCAACAAAGAAAGATCAAGATTAGACAAGAACGTAGAAAACAAAGAGATGCAAGACGTAATAGCTAG